Below is a window of Thermodesulfobium sp. 4217-1 DNA.
TTCACGGCTTTGATAGCGTCAATCACTTTTTCTTAATCGAACAAATGATTGTTGTTGGGTCAAGTTATTGGAATATAGGCATTGGCAAAAACAAGGGAGAAGTAGAAAAAGATGAAGAGGGCATAAAAACCTTGATAGACTTAGCTCACAATATTAGTTGGCTTGCTAAGAAGCTGATATAGTAATAGTCAAAGTTCTCGCTTTGCTCCAATTATATCCTTCAGGAACAAGGGTGATGATGGTAGCTCCCTGCTTTTCTGCCTGAAAAAGGCCATTACCCTTGTAGGATATATTTCCAAAGCTGTATATAATTCTGCAAGTAGAGTCTTCTAACGGATTTAGCCTTCTTAACAACATTTTTTGACCAACCTTTAATCTAACCTCATCGTTAGAAAGCCATGATATTTCATTTTTGTCAACCCTATATGTTACCAGAAAAGCATTTTGATCAATCGAGTTTTCATTTGCAGCGAAATTATCAGGATAGCTAAGAGAGTCGCCCTCTAAACTTTTTTCAAATTTTTCTCCATCCCAAACGTAAAACCACCTCTTATCAGAAGATGTCAGTTCATAACCCCCATCAAAAGTCTTGATACTTCCCTGGAACAAAGATTCTCCTTCTGCTATATCGACAAGCCTGCCATCCTTTACCAAAAATATTTTATAGTTAAGAAACGCTCCGCTTCCTTCCCTATCCCAGACTAATAGTGCGCTTGGATTATTGTTATCAAGAGGAAAAACTTTAAAGGTTGGATTTTGATAATTTAAAACAAGGCGATCTAAATTTTTAAATATTATTCCCTCACCCACAGTAGAAAAAAGATCAAGATCGGTAAGATTGTTCTCATCGATAGATACCACAATCCAGCACTTATTGCCATCGCTATTGTTAACAGGATATACATTCAAGATTTTGTTAAGAGGCAGATAAAGAGATAACCTATTCGATATGTCGCTTTGAGCATGCACGGCGGCTTCGTTTGCAAAAGAGATATCGCTTGAAAAGAGCAAAAATAATAAGCAGATCAAATATAAAGAAATAACTTTATTCACAATAAAATCTCCTAAGTTAGTATTAACTAATTCTACTATAAAACTACATAACATAAAAAGCTGCCTGAAAGAATCAGATCAAAACCTTTTTTCTCTCAGACAGCTTAAAACTTATAACATTAAGATAGGGTGCTAAAAAAAGTTTTTTCCTTTTCTAAGAATCTTTTACACAATGTGGCAAAGTGTTTATAAAAAGATTCTTCCAACTTACGAGATATTTCTTCAAAAAATATATGAGCCCAATTTAAAATAAATCTGTTAAAAAAGTTTTTTTCATAAAGCAGAGCACTATTTTTATCCTTACTTTCTGAGACAATTAAAATAGACATAAATGCGCAGATTATAGAAATATGGTCGCTTCTATGAATGCTAGAAAAATCTATCCCATAATTACCATATATAGTGTTCAGCTCCTCTGGCAATGAGTAAAATTCGTTATTATCCCGAAATTCCTTATAACTAATATAAGCGCTTGCAAAGGGTGGAATAAAATAATTCGCAACAGGTATCACAAAAGACATTTCGAATATCTGATTTAATCTCGACATTTCTTTTTCGTCACCCAGAGCAAGCAATATGTGATTCATACATTTCTCAGAAGTATTTTTATCTTCTAAATACTCTCCAAGAAAATCCCATAACTCTAAACTTGATAGTCTGTTACAAAGTTCTTTATCAGGATTAAGTATAAAAATATCAGAGATAATATTGTATATAGTTTTTCTTTCAAGGTTAAAGTCATCGAGGTTGTTTATCAATTACTTATACCTTTTCAATCTTTACAGGAGTATCATAATAAACCATACCGCCCGCAACATCGCTTTGAAGTACCGTGGTCCATCCATCTTTTGCCGCTATAGAAGGATCTAAGAGCATCAAGTGGTTTGGATGAATGCCTGCATTTCTTGCCGGATCTCCAACATATTTTTTACCGTCGATATACCATTCTCCAGAACCATAAAGCCATCTTCCAAAAGCTTGAGAATAAGTAATTACTCCCGGCCTAAGTGCAAATTTTATTCTCACCCTGCAAACAATACCCTTTGAGTAGGAAGGAGAGATCAGTCTTACGGTATCTCCATTATCTAATTTTAATTTTTTTGCGTCAACCTCACTTATCTCAAGGAAGTTTCCAGGCAACAGCTCTAACAACCACGGATCTGAAATAGTCCTCGACTTTGAATGTATAGGAACCTTGTAAGTAGAAAGCATAAATGGATATTCTTTCCTTGAGTAAATCTCATATATAGGCTGTCCCATCATATTCTTTGGCGGCTCAAGTCTCACACATCCATCGAATCGTTCTCCAGTAATAGCGTTGTGTGTAACCGCGACCGTTTCGTTGTAGAGTTCAATGACATTTTTGCTGTTGCCCAGCCTGTGTGTTACCCATTCGGGTTCACCAAATGGCAGATATCCAACATCATAATCTTCATAGCGTCCGCCTCTGGCTAATACATAAGCAGCCTTTTTCCATTCATTTCCCTTCAAAGCATTTGGATATTTTTTCATATATTCTTCAACGCTTTTCATATCATAGGCATCCCCATCAGGAACGGGTCCTTGTTTTACAATCTTGTTACCATCAAGCTTTAATAGGGTCTTGTCATCCATTCCTATGTTTACCAACATCTTTAAATAATACTCTTCACGAATAGTCAGCTGAGAACCGTCCAAAAAGGCGTTCTTACCAAAGCCTGGCAAACCAATTTTTATCGCAAGATCTATTAAGAAGTTTTCCATTGTAATAGGCTTACCATCTTTGGTCTTCTCTGTTATGGGCTCAATTACAGGCTGTCTTACAGATATTCTTGAAGTAGGATATGTTGGAAATCCTGGCAGCATACCCCATGTTTCCAAATACGTTGCATCAGGAATTATGTAATCGGCATAGCTAGAGCTCTCAGCTATGACAATATCGCTTGCAATAAACAATGGTACTTTATTTAAATCTTTTATCATCCTTATCCACATCAAAGACTCATCATCAGCTCCGCCCATACCTGGCTGTGCCCATGCAGGGTTTGCCATGTGCTGAAAGAGTATCTTTACAGGGTATGGATACTGGAAATAAGTTCCACCCCATATCTCATGCCATATCCCAAATCCGAATGGAAACCATGGTCTTTCAGCAGGAAAGGGATTGCCGCCATTTTCAGACCTCTTCTTGTATTCACTCGTTTTCTCGTAAAAGCTGCCCTCTCTCGAAATTTTTACGCCCTTTGGCGCAACAAAATTCGGCCATTTCGCAAGGTCGTATGGGCCATTCATATAATTTGCTGAAGGAGCGCCATTGATATAGCCTCCCTTCCAGTCAATGTTCCCTATCAGGACATTTAGAAGCATGACAGCCCTTGCATTGTAATAGCCATTTGCATGCATTGCTGCACCCCTATATATATCAGCAACAGCCTTTCTTCCATGTGAAGTAAATTCATCTGCAAGTTTTATAAAGGTCTCTTTTGAAATGCCGCATTCTTTTTGATATTCATCATAACTGTGTGATGAAACTTCTTGCCATAGATATTGCATAGCCGTCATACACTGCACACCATTTACCGTCACAGGTTCAAGAGACAAATATCCTGTAGGCCACAAGTTAGCTTTCGTGCAATCAGATGCCTTAGTTGGAGAGCCAGATTGTTTATCTATGACCATACCCTTGTCTACAAAAGCACCATAATTTGGATTGCCCTTATCAACTATGACCAAATAACTTGAATTAGAAAAGTTTGGTTCTCCCTGCTTTGTGGCTGCATCAAAATTAGGAACTTCTAAGTATTTTTCGTTATACCTTTTATTTTCTATAATCCATCTAATCATCCCCATTGCAAAAGCACCGTCGCCGCCAGGTTTTATAGGCACAAAATCAGCATGTGATATTTGATTACCTCCTGTTGGGTCAATATATACTACCTTTTTCCCGCTTGACGTGGCCTCAGCAGATCTTCTTGCCAGAGTTTGCATCGGAAAGTTAGCCTGATAATAATTAGAGCCAAAAACTAAAACCAACTCACAATTTGGCTGATCAGGCTTTAGCATGTTAGAGGGAACTACTGAATGGGTCGCCACATGGTGCGTCAGCTCACAAACAGCAACGTGAGGCAGGGAGTTTACAGACCCAAAGGCATTTGCGAACCTGGTAATGAAGTTATTTTGCCCGCCTTCAGCCCTACCCCAATAGGCCACAAATTGATTAGTTTTTGGACCAAAATCAGGATATTGTTCATTTGCTGGCACAAATCTATTTTTACCATCGTTCCAGAGCTGTTTAAAACCTTCCACAAATCTATTCTCTTCACCTGGGACATCTTTAAACAGATAGCCGCCATTGTAAATTTCATCAAGCAATTGTTCATAAGATATTGTTTTAAATTTTTTTGAACCCCTTGGTCCAACTCTTTTCAATGGTTTGTATATCCTATAAGGATCGTAAACAGTCTGCCTGCCAGCCTGTCCTCTTGCACACAGCGAGTGCGAGCCGTTTGCATAAGGTTTAGATGTGTCAAAGGTAGAACCCACATACATAATAGCCTCTTTTGGTGAATCAGAGTATTTAATTTGAGGTTCTGTATCGTGAATGTCATAAGGGCTACCGTCTAACTTTAATATTGTACCCTTATACACTCTTGCCATCAGAGCACAATCGCTGTGACACTGTTTACATGTTGAGAACTTTACCTCAACTCCTGGCCAATTCTCTACTCGACCCGGATAAATCAGCTTACCATCATACCCAAAATATCTAGGCAGATCTTGCTGACTCGCTCCCACACCGACTCCAGCAGCACAAACTCCAAATGTCAAATACTTTAAGAAATCTCTTCTATTCATGTTCATATTAAACCACCTTTAATTGTCTACTGAATTTGTTTGATTTTCAAAGCCATTCTTATTCGAATCTTCCCAACCAAACAGCCATCCAAGGATAAAAAATATTACTATTGACAAACAAATCAAGCCAATTGAAGATAATATTCCATCAAAACCAAGCCATGGAAATTCAGGAATAATGGTACCTTGAGAAATCTTCGGTAGTAGCTGTCCGCCTATGACTGTATTGAACCTCATTGCGAAAACTCCTACCTGAACAAATATTGAGATTATTACCATCATAAGCTTAGACGTCCTTACGGGTTTAAATATCAACAAGATAAGCGGTATTATTAGACCAAGAAGTATTTGAACGACAAAGTAATTAAAGAACAAAACACCACCTGCATTATAAACCAAAGTCCAACCGTGGAATACGTCTGCTTCGGTGTATGCCCTAAATGAATAAAGTTTATCAATAAAATCTAAAAACAAATCAAATGCAATTGCAAATATCATAAATATTCCCAAGGCATTTAGCGTTTCTATATTTACAACGTTTTTCTTAGAGTAATATGAATATCCAATGACATAAAGCAAGGTAACAAGAGCTGCGCCTGAGACAATGGCAGAGGTTATAAACATAAGCATCATAACAGAACTTGTCCACAAAGCCCTGGCTTTTATAGCGCCAAATACAAAACCAATGTATCCGTGAAAAGCGAATGCGAGAGGAACGCCTATTGCAGAGATTATAAAAAGAGCCTTTCTGTCTTTTAACAGAGATTCTTTTGAAATATTATTGTTGCCAAAAGTCAAAAACCTTGCTATAGACCCCCTAATACCGCTTAGCTTGGATTTCTCAATATTTTCGACCCTATAGTCAAAGTACATTTCAAAAAACATTAATATTACATACAGTGTCCATATTATTATAAACACACTCAGTGGAGAATATGGAAAGTGATCTCTAAAATAAAGTTCCAATGGCGCTTTTGCTGGTTGCAAACTATCTACCAATGGGGCAAGAGCAGCTATCAAAACCATAGCAAAGCTTGAGGTAGCAGCTAACTTCGCAACTGGCTCAAACTGTTTAAACCCAAATAGGTGGGCAAGAGAGTCAATTACAAAGGCCCCAGCCATCAAACCCGACAAAAATGGGTAGATAACTATTGGCAGTCCCCAAATTGCAGTTTCTAAAAATTGTCCTCCTAGCATAACTTCCTCCTATTTTTCGAATTCTTTAAACGGATTCTTGTGCTCTTCAATTTTTGGCAAATCAACTTCACCGCCAAGCTTTTTATAAGCTGTAGTATTAAAACCTATAGTGTATGTATATTCCATAAAAACCTTGTCCATACTCGTATTACCCTCAAGATTTCCGTTCAGATCAATATAAAAGACTTGAGGCTCTGTCCCCTGAGACATTTTTAATCTGGCAGTAGGGTACTGGCTAATAAGCCTGGACACTTCGCTCTTTGGATCGTTTAAATCACCAAAAATTCTTGCCCTGCCCACGCAGCTGGTAACGCATGCCGGCTCAAGACCTGCATCAATTCTATGAACGCACAAAGTACACTTATCAGCAGTTTTTGTAACAGGATTAAAAAATCTCATATTATATGGACATGCCTCTATACAAGTGCCGCACCCAATACACTTTTCATAGTCTACTAGAACTATTCCGTCTTGCCTCTTAAAAGTTGCTTTTACAGGACAGGCCTCCACACAGGGTGGTTCATCACAGTGATTGCAAAGCCTAGGGAGCATAAATTTCTTAACATTAGGTTCATAGTTTCCATCATCTGTAACAACCATACCGTTTGGGGAGCTTTCCATTGAACCAGTTTCCATTACTTGCACAACCGTCCTGAACACCCCTAATGGGACGTTGTTCTCACTCTTACAAGCAATTACACAGGCCTGGCAACCCACGCACTTTCTAGTATCAATTACCATTACCCAGTGGTGTTTTGGTTTAGTTTTGTCAATTTCGTGAAAATTGTCATACCAAACAGGTAAATTTTTGGGATTTAATAACTTATCCCAATCATTCCAGCCATCTTTGTCATCAAGAACGGGATTTTCCCATCCCATCCATCTGTGATTATTAATTGGACCGGTAGGCAAATTAGCATTATTTTTTTCTGCAGCATCTGCGCTATCTGATGAATTGAGTATACTTAAAGCAAATAGACCACCCAGACCCAATGCGATGCTTTTGACCAACCAAGACATAAAATTAGCTGATAGACGTTCTTGGTTAGCATCGTCATCTGCTTCTTTTAACGAAAAATCGCTGCGGTAGCTCACATAAACACCTCCCAATAAAAATTAATAGAAAATGAAAAGTTCATAATTATATAATATCTTAATTAAATAATATGTAAAATTAGAATATTTTATGAATATTATAGAATATTGCTTATATGATTAATAAAGTATTTATTTTTAAAATTAAAAAATATTTAGCTGCATGAATTTTTTCTTGTAATCATTTATGCCCTTAAAATAAGTAATTGCCCCTACATAAGGACTATTTATTCCTGACTTTCATTATTTTTATCGTCTAATTACAATTTATACATATAAAGATATGCTCAATACTAAGGAGGGATTAAAATGGCAAAAACAATTTTGGCAGCTATAAGGGATAGTGTATCTGACAGGAGCGTCTTAAATATGGCTATAGATCTGGCAAGAGATGAGGAAGCAAAACTTGTAATCTGTCACGTAATAAACAGATCTGAAGATCTGGGAGTTTTTAACCCAATAGCAGAAGCCAAGATCGTTTGTAAGGCAGAAAAGACACTCTCAGTTGCAGCTGACATAGCAAAGCAAAGGGGATTGGATGCTACAAAAATCGTAAAAATAGGAAAGCCGTCTGAAAGAATAGCTGAGTTAGCAAAACAATTAAATGCCACAAATATAGTTCTTGGCAATAGGAAGCTAAGAGGGCTAAGACAGTGGCTATTTTCAGAATTTAGCACAGGTTTTAATTTGGAAAATGCTACTCTTGTGCCCGTTGAAAAATAAGAGCTATCCAAACTATTTACTACATATTATGGGTAGCTCTTATAAAATTAATCTATGCTAATATTTCATTTTTGATGGCATCTATACCTAGTCTCTCTACGAATCGGGCGACTCGCTCGCTCATACCATATCTTCCTTCTACTTTATAATCGCCTTTTTCTTTGTAGAGGTTTAGGAATTTTTTTATGATGTCCAGAACTTGATCGTCGCTAAGCTCGTCTGCTACAATATCTCCAATTCTGGGTTTTCTGCCAGAGTTTCCGCCAATTACCAAAACCCAACCTTTTCCTCCCGAGAAGACTCCTATGTCTCTAATAAAAGCCTCGCCGCAATTTAGAGTACATCCTGATATACCAATTTTTAATTTTGCAGGAACTTTTTCAAAATATACAAGGTCTTCAATCTTCTTCCCCAGACTAAGGCTGTCAAGAGTCCCATATTTGCAAGTAGTGTTGCCAACACATGCCTGAACGTAGTGAAGTGAAGGCTCTACGTTGAAGCCCATATCGTTTGTAAGCTCTTCTATTATCTTGTTCACGTTTTCTGGTTGAATCCCAATCAAGAAAAATCTCTGACCAGTTAAGATCTTTAACTGGCGTACATTGTATTTCTTTGCAATTTTTGCAACTTCTTCTAAATACTCAGGCGTAACCAGCCCAGTCGTAGACTTTAATTTTATAGCATAACTGCCGTCTCTTTGCTCTATCGCTCTTGGATGTATCTGTCCCATAAAACCTCCTAACTAAATATGATACAGGCTAAAAATTCTATATCCACATTGCCAGTATTTTTTAAAGCATGGTTTTCACCGTCGTAAGTAATCAAAACATCGCCCTTTGAAACCAGAACGTCTTCACCGTTATCTACAAATATTCCCTCGCCATTTAATATGTAATATATTTCAAAGTCTCCCGTATGAGTATGAAGGCCTATAGAAGAACCTGGTTTCAAAAAATTGTGTGCGAACATCCTCCCTTTTCCTTTAAAATCATCAGGCTGTAAAAGGGCAATGCTCTCTAATTCTCCCTTGCCTCCTATAGGATCAAGGCGCTTTACCTTTTCCAAAGTGCTAGACTTCCTGACCATAAAATCCTCCTAAATTTAGTATTTTAGACTTCAGTTATTAAAAACGCTATCTGTATTGAAATCTATAATAAAGATATTCATAAAATAAGCTTAGAACTCCTACGACAAATACGGAGAAGACGACAAGCAAAAAACCAAGATCATATTTTGTTATGTTTAAAAAAGGTGGATTATAAAATATATCAAAAAGCCCTATCAGACCAACGACGAAAAATGCTCCACCGCCAAAGATCAATGTCCTTGCAGCCGTTCTTTGTGCCGCAAAACGGGCAGCCTCTATAGGAAATCCAATTTTTGTTGTAATAAAACCAAAAAATGCTCCCAAAATAATCTGTGTTACCATGGTGCCAAAACCAAAGAATGCTCCTGGAACCCAGCCCAAAAGATGCGACGGCATTGCGGGGGCTAACACGGTATATATTACCAATGCAAAAGCGCCGAAACCCCACCCCGCAATAAAACCGTGCAAAAGCGCAATCTTTACTGAAAGTTTGTGTTCTCTATCAATAGAACCCTTAACTGCCATCCTATGATGTTCGCTATCGATCTTACCAAAGTGAATATGAAATACATTTTTAGTTCTAAAAACGTAATAGCCTCCAAATATCATAGCAAGGCCAACTAAAATATATGTGCCGTATTCAAATAAATCGGAAGATGCCAAAGGGAAAAGAGCTAAATTGGCCAGCTCACTTGCCAGTGCCCTTTGAACAGTAAAGGCAAAGGAAAAGGCAAAACCTATGATAAGACCCTTTTTTGCAGAATAGCTGCCAACCGCATAGCTAAAAGTAATTGGCCATGTATGCTCATCAGGAGTATAGCCATGAATGACGCCAAGCAAGAAAGAGAGGGCTATTATCATGGGGACGGTGAGTTCTATATGACTGTGAAGCAAATAGCTAACAATATCCATAATTTATTATTATAACAAAAATCCCGCAGTAAGTTTAACTGCGGGATTTTTTATCAAGAAGAGGTTAAATTATCTACTTGTTTATTACTATATTATCTTGCTTCTTCAAGGAATCAACATAAGTCTGAGCTGCTTGTTGTTCTTTTTGGTTTTTAAGATATTGTTTAATGTAGTCTTTTACTTTGTCTATAGGCACAAGATTGCCATTTTTATCTTTAAACTTATCAGAGTTCTGATTATAAAAATTTGTAACATCGGCATCAGTTATGTCAAAGCTTTGCCCGGCAAGTTGCTTTTGCAAAAGGAAACTAACCAAAATCTGGTTCTTAGCATTGTCGATAGCCTGTATTACCTTTGGATCACTTTCCAAACCTTCTTTTTTTGCCTCATTCAAGAGAACAACATCATCTATCAAATTATTTAAGACCGCTGTCTTAACATCAGGATTAGTTTTGTCTACGTTAGCAGGCAAACTGTTAAGAAATGCATCAAACTGGCTCTGGGTGATATTGGTACCGTCAACGGTTGCCAAAACTTTGTCATCGGCAAAGCTAGGGTTTACCAGAACTACAAATAACAAAAGAGAAAACAAAAGAAAAATACGCTTCATTAAAAACCTCCAAATATTTAATTTCCTCTTTATAACTTTATGACTATTTAGTCACGATGTCAATAGTTATTTTAAGCTAAAACGGGAACCAATGTTTAGTCCTATTACAGACTCCACATATAGATAGCATTACAGGAACCTCCACGAGAACGCCTACTACAGTAGCAAGAGTCGCACCAGACTGCAAGCCAAACAAAGAAATAGTCACAGCTACCGCTAATTCAAAAAAATTGCTCGCTCCTATCAAGGCTGCAGGTGAAGCTATATTGTGAGGAATTTTTAAAATTCTTGCAAGATTATACGTTAGCATAGAGTTAAAATAAACCTGAATGAGTATAGGTATTGCGATGAGTATTATAACAAACCAATTTTCTAAAATTACATCGCCCTGAAATGCAAATATAATGATAAGAGTAGCAAGAAGCGCTAAGATTGTAACTGGCTTAAAAAAATTAAGATACTTTGTGTAGAACCAATCTTCTCCAAACGATCTTATCAAGATACTCCTTGAAATATATCCTGCTACTAAAGGGATAACTATATACAGCAATACAGATACTATCAAAACATCGTCAGGAACGATTATATTTGATACGCCGAGAAGGAACATTACAATTGGTGCAAAGAGAACCAGCATTAAGAGATCGTTTACTGCTACTTGAACCAATGTGTATGCAGGATCCCCATCTGTAAGATAGCTCCATACAAAGACCATTGCAGTGCAGGGCGCAGCAGCTAAAATTATCGTGCCAGCCAAAAACTCATTGGCCATTATCGGACCAATGAAACCTATAAAGATATGCTTAAAAAATAACCAGCCAAGAAATGCCATTGAAAAAGGCTTTACCATCCAGTTTACAAATAAGGTCAATAAAAGACCTTTTGGCTTATTGCCTATCTTCAATACTGCAGAAAAGTCGATTTTCAGCATCATCGGGTATATCATCAGCCAAATTAATATTGCAATAGGCAAATTTACATGGCTAATTTCAAGTGAACTTAATCTACCGAATAATTCAGGAAATGCCTTACCAAGAAAAATCCCTATAAAAATACAAGCAAAAACCCAAACTGTAAGATATTTTTCAAAAAAGTCCATTCTTTTTTCTTTCACGGAAGACCTCCTTAAATTCAAAACTATACTATATTTATTTAGTATATAATTTATTCTATTAGTTTATTATAATTTAGTCAAGTATTGAAAACTATTTTGTTCTATCTAATTTTGGGCAGAATTAAATTAAATTTAACAAAGATTGATCAATGCATTATTCAATAGAAGAAGGTCTAAAAACAAAAGGTCAAATTGTATTTTTTATTTGTAACAGTCAACATTATATCGCTATGAGTACAATATAACGTTTTAATGCCAAAAAGCGGCAGCTAAATGCGCTGAACTAAAATCACAAATACACGCAGAAGCATCATTGATTTAAGAAGAAAAAACAGAAGAAAAATGGTTGCGGGGGGAGGATTTGAACCTCCGACCTTCGGGTTATGAGCCCGACGAGCTTCCAAACTGCTCTACCCCGCGTCAACACATTACTATTTAAACACAAAAAATTACAATTTGCAAGTGTTATCTAAACATTGGATTATAAAAAAATTATATTTTTTCCTTTTTATGCATTAATAAAGATTTATCTGTAATTAATTGCCACTAAAAAAATGCCAAAATGAAATAATATAAATATTAACTAAAATTGTTAAGATTAACTTATCGTATTATAAGCTAATCTTATTTTATAAATTAACGCACAAAATATATAATTAAAATGCTACAGAATTTTATTAGTTAGGGGGAAATATGGACAAGATCTTAGAAAACAAAAGCAGTTACTTGTATTTAGTACTTATCGCTGCTTGGCTGGGATGGGTTTTCGACGGAATGGATGCAATGCTTTACAACATCGTTATGTTCCCAGCGATTCATGAACTCTTAGGTGCAAGCGCTACAAGAGCAGAAATCGGGTATTTCGGCGGACTGGTAATGTCCTGTACACTGTTAGGTGCAGCTTTGGGGGGTATTTTATTTGGCATACTTGCCGACTATATTGGAAGGGTAAAGGTGCTACTACTTACCATACTCACATACTCTTTGATGACAGGCCTTTCAGGATTCGCACACAGCTGGCAAGAATTAGCGGTTTACAGAGGACTTACTGGATTTGGAATCGGCGGGGAATGGGCGGTAGGAGCAGTTTTACTTGCTGAAACATGGCCCGATATAAAAAGAACTTTTGCTGGCAGCTTTATGCAAATGGGTTGGCCAGTTGGTTTCTTTCTTGCTGCAGCTATAAATTTCTTAGTAGGAACACATGGTTGGCGTGTTGTCTTTTTTGTAGGAGCATTTCCAGCACTTTTAACATTACTGTTGAGAGTCAAACTTAGAGAACCAGAAAAATGGGTAAAAGATCATGCCAGAAGATGTGAGCTAAAATTAAGCAACAAATATGAAACAGAAGAAGATAAGGAATATTGTCATTTTACATTCAATCTTCTTTTTAGCAAAAAGTACATAAAATTCACCATAATAGGTTTTCTTCTTTCAGCAGTCGCC
It encodes the following:
- a CDS encoding SurA N-terminal domain-containing protein, yielding MKRIFLLFSLLLFVVLVNPSFADDKVLATVDGTNITQSQFDAFLNSLPANVDKTNPDVKTAVLNNLIDDVVLLNEAKKEGLESDPKVIQAIDNAKNQILVSFLLQKQLAGQSFDITDADVTNFYNQNSDKFKDKNGNLVPIDKVKDYIKQYLKNQKEQQAAQTYVDSLKKQDNIVINK
- the arsB gene encoding ACR3 family arsenite efflux transporter gives rise to the protein MDFFEKYLTVWVFACIFIGIFLGKAFPELFGRLSSLEISHVNLPIAILIWLMIYPMMLKIDFSAVLKIGNKPKGLLLTLFVNWMVKPFSMAFLGWLFFKHIFIGFIGPIMANEFLAGTIILAAAPCTAMVFVWSYLTDGDPAYTLVQVAVNDLLMLVLFAPIVMFLLGVSNIIVPDDVLIVSVLLYIVIPLVAGYISRSILIRSFGEDWFYTKYLNFFKPVTILALLATLIIIFAFQGDVILENWFVIILIAIPILIQVYFNSMLTYNLARILKIPHNIASPAALIGASNFFELAVAVTISLFGLQSGATLATVVGVLVEVPVMLSICGVCNRTKHWFPF
- a CDS encoding MFS transporter; translation: MDKILENKSSYLYLVLIAAWLGWVFDGMDAMLYNIVMFPAIHELLGASATRAEIGYFGGLVMSCTLLGAALGGILFGILADYIGRVKVLLLTILTYSLMTGLSGFAHSWQELAVYRGLTGFGIGGEWAVGAVLLAETWPDIKRTFAGSFMQMGWPVGFFLAAAINFLVGTHGWRVVFFVGAFPALLTLLLRVKLREPEKWVKDHARRCELKLSNKYETEEDKEYCHFTFNLLFSKKYIKFTIIGFLLSAVALFGVWGATYWIPAIVETLAKSSGVPESAIHGRVFLAITLLNVGAIIGALSFWPIANKFGRKGAFLLYFLTGLILIPPIYINAKDFNLFLLLVPVIGFIGNGVFSGFPVYLPELFPTKMRATAQTTCYNGARLITILSPLFTGLLIGFYHGNFSYAAATIMAVYVIGLITLIFAPETKGRTLPE